One window of Corynebacterium accolens genomic DNA carries:
- a CDS encoding exodeoxyribonuclease III: MSLTIASVNVNGIRAACKQRNENNPGMNAWLEQTPADIVLMQEVRATPDQARKALAPALEAGWHLELADAAAKGRAGVGILSRTPLADVEIGFGSFTDAGRWIAATTRDIRVASLYLPSGDTDSPKLDEKYRFLDEFDAVLAENADKDMVIGGDWNICHRAQDLKNNKANEKKAGHLPEERAFLDHVFGSFPDEEPQEKKNLGEWLGVVDYAGTTPWEPATAPQWFDVARRLHPEADGPYTWWTYRGQAFNNDAGWRIDYQAATQPLLDRAQRTWVDKAPTVEQRWSDHSPLLVEYA, encoded by the coding sequence ATGAGCCTTACCATCGCTAGCGTCAACGTCAATGGAATCCGCGCCGCGTGCAAGCAGCGCAACGAGAATAACCCCGGCATGAATGCCTGGTTGGAACAGACCCCGGCCGATATCGTGCTGATGCAAGAGGTCCGCGCCACCCCGGACCAAGCCAGAAAAGCCCTGGCACCCGCCCTGGAGGCGGGCTGGCACCTAGAGCTTGCCGATGCCGCCGCCAAGGGCCGCGCCGGGGTCGGCATCCTTTCCCGCACGCCGCTTGCCGATGTCGAAATCGGTTTCGGCTCCTTCACCGATGCCGGCCGCTGGATTGCCGCCACCACCCGCGATATCCGCGTGGCCTCGCTGTACTTGCCTTCCGGCGATACCGATTCGCCAAAGTTGGATGAAAAGTACCGTTTCTTGGATGAATTCGATGCCGTGCTGGCAGAAAACGCCGATAAGGACATGGTCATCGGCGGTGACTGGAATATCTGTCACCGCGCCCAGGATTTGAAGAATAATAAGGCCAACGAGAAGAAGGCCGGCCACCTGCCAGAAGAGCGCGCCTTTCTGGACCACGTCTTCGGCAGCTTCCCGGATGAGGAGCCGCAGGAGAAAAAGAACCTGGGCGAGTGGCTCGGCGTCGTGGACTACGCGGGCACGACCCCGTGGGAACCGGCCACCGCGCCGCAGTGGTTCGACGTGGCGCGCCGCCTCCACCCAGAGGCCGACGGTCCCTATACCTGGTGGACCTACCGCGGCCAGGCCTTCAATAACGATGCGGGCTGGCGCATTGACTACCAGGCCGCTACCCAGCCGTTGCTCGATCGCGCGCAGCGCACCTGGGTGGATAAGGCCCCGACCGTGGAGCAGCGTTGGTCCGATCACTCGCCGCTGCTGGTGGAATACGCCTGA
- the trpS gene encoding tryptophan--tRNA ligase, whose protein sequence is MTDSTASNSASRVLSGIQPTADSYHLGNYLGALKQWINLQEGYDAFYFIPDLHAITVEQNPEELRNRTMAGAAQLIALGIDPEKSTLFVQSHVPAHAELTWVFQCLTGFGEASRMTQFKDKSAKRGADRTSVGLFTYPILMAADILLYSPDYVPVGEDQRQHLELTRNLAERFNNKYGETFHVPEPFIPEGAAKIYDLQDPTSKMSKSGPNPKGLVNLLDAPKTSAKRIKSAVTDDLGTVGFDRENQPGVSNLLVIQSALTGESIDSLVEKYAGQGYGHLKVDTAEALEAFTTPLKQRYDELMADRGELERILERGAQAAQEVAQPLVDAVYEKVGFLPRPRR, encoded by the coding sequence ATGACTGATTCCACTGCATCTAATTCTGCATCCCGCGTTCTTTCCGGCATTCAGCCCACCGCTGATTCCTATCATTTGGGAAATTACCTCGGAGCGCTCAAGCAGTGGATCAACTTGCAGGAAGGCTACGATGCCTTTTACTTCATCCCGGATTTGCACGCGATTACCGTGGAGCAAAATCCGGAGGAGCTGCGCAACCGCACCATGGCTGGTGCGGCCCAGCTCATCGCACTGGGCATCGACCCAGAAAAATCCACCCTCTTTGTCCAGTCCCACGTGCCCGCCCATGCGGAGCTGACCTGGGTATTCCAGTGCCTGACCGGCTTCGGCGAGGCCTCCCGCATGACGCAGTTCAAGGATAAATCCGCCAAGCGCGGCGCCGATCGCACCTCGGTGGGTCTTTTTACCTACCCCATCCTGATGGCGGCCGATATCCTGCTGTACTCGCCGGATTACGTGCCGGTGGGCGAGGACCAGCGCCAGCACCTGGAGCTCACCCGCAATCTGGCCGAGCGCTTCAACAATAAATACGGCGAGACCTTCCACGTGCCGGAGCCGTTCATTCCAGAGGGCGCGGCGAAGATCTATGACTTGCAGGACCCGACGTCCAAGATGTCTAAGTCCGGCCCCAACCCCAAGGGCCTGGTCAACCTGCTCGATGCCCCGAAAACCTCTGCCAAGCGCATCAAGTCCGCCGTCACCGATGACCTGGGCACCGTCGGCTTCGACCGGGAAAACCAGCCGGGCGTATCGAACCTGCTGGTCATCCAATCCGCGCTGACTGGCGAGTCCATCGACTCCTTGGTGGAGAAGTACGCCGGCCAGGGCTACGGGCACCTGAAGGTGGATACAGCGGAGGCGCTTGAGGCCTTTACCACCCCGCTCAAGCAGCGCTACGACGAGCTCATGGCGGATCGTGGCGAGCTGGAGCGCATCTTGGAGCGCGGTGCCCAGGCCGCACAGGAAGTAGCGCAGCCGCTTGTCGATGCCGTCTATGAAAAAGTCGGCTTCCTTCCTCGCCCGCGCAGGTAG
- a CDS encoding DinB family protein, with the protein MRAIDLLTDMAQRPLDALAALPDLTNETANAHFGDHPNSITWLLWHTGRMADLQLAQLTGEEELWQRYDLDLPDAMGYGQSAEEARAVTTQDIGKLRSYTQEALEQVKAYVTSLEDDNLDDVIDTSWTPHVTRGVRLVSICDDAAQHLGAANQQAKMTE; encoded by the coding sequence ATGAGGGCTATCGATCTGCTTACGGACATGGCGCAACGCCCGCTCGATGCGCTCGCCGCATTGCCGGATCTGACTAACGAGACCGCCAATGCGCACTTTGGTGATCACCCGAATTCGATCACGTGGCTGCTATGGCACACCGGTCGCATGGCAGACCTGCAGCTAGCGCAACTGACTGGGGAAGAAGAGCTGTGGCAGCGCTACGACCTCGACCTGCCGGATGCCATGGGCTATGGCCAATCGGCGGAGGAAGCGCGTGCGGTGACCACGCAGGACATCGGCAAGCTCCGCAGCTATACCCAGGAAGCATTGGAGCAGGTCAAGGCGTATGTGACCTCGCTGGAGGATGACAACCTCGATGACGTGATCGATACCTCGTGGACGCCGCACGTTACCCGCGGCGTCCGGCTGGTCTCGATTTGTGATGACGCCGCACAGCATCTAGGGGCGGCCAATCAACAAGCAAAAATGACGGAGTAA
- a CDS encoding trimeric intracellular cation channel family protein — translation MSPLFSVLYVIGITAESMTAALSAGRQKLDLFGVTMIASITALGGGTVRDIVLADPPLTWVEHPIYLVIVIAAAIVTVGMSFLMHYFRHLFLILDALGLAVFSVLGTQIAAHLGYGFIIASVSAVISGVFGGVLRDLLSDRIPLVFSGEFYAAISILAAGLYMILLRAGLSEEPTAIITALVCFSARLAAIYFKKGLPVFEYRDGEQQMDPRLRLSARIVRDGARRAKRKAGAATRYASPITRPLIRNKRTASDFSSPLSLEELNSNRIARPTAHASITRPSGKHSPGARGVDVQQQWTFNKEDVGRQRTPKHKQ, via the coding sequence ATGTCGCCGCTTTTTAGCGTCCTGTACGTCATCGGCATTACCGCCGAGTCCATGACCGCTGCGCTATCGGCCGGCCGGCAAAAACTCGACCTGTTCGGTGTGACGATGATCGCCTCCATCACGGCACTAGGCGGCGGCACCGTCCGCGATATCGTGCTTGCGGATCCACCGCTGACCTGGGTGGAACACCCCATCTATCTGGTCATCGTCATCGCCGCCGCCATCGTCACGGTGGGCATGTCCTTCCTCATGCACTATTTCCGCCACCTCTTCCTCATCCTCGATGCCTTGGGGCTGGCGGTCTTTTCCGTGCTGGGCACCCAGATTGCCGCGCATTTGGGTTATGGCTTCATCATCGCCTCGGTATCAGCGGTTATTTCCGGCGTCTTCGGCGGCGTGCTGCGCGATCTACTCTCAGACCGCATTCCGCTGGTATTTTCCGGCGAGTTTTATGCGGCCATCTCGATCCTCGCGGCCGGGCTGTACATGATCCTCTTGCGCGCCGGGCTATCGGAGGAACCCACGGCGATCATCACCGCCCTAGTCTGCTTTAGCGCGCGCCTTGCGGCTATCTACTTTAAGAAGGGCCTGCCCGTCTTTGAGTACCGCGACGGCGAGCAACAGATGGATCCGCGCCTGCGGCTATCGGCGCGCATCGTGCGCGATGGTGCCCGCCGGGCCAAGCGGAAGGCGGGCGCGGCCACCCGCTACGCCAGCCCGATTACCCGGCCGCTGATTCGTAACAAGCGCACCGCAAGCGATTTTTCCTCCCCGCTCAGCCTCGAGGAGCTAAATAGCAACCGGATCGCGCGGCCGACCGCTCACGCATCGATTACCCGCCCCAGTGGGAAGCACTCGCCTGGGGCGAGGGGAGTGGATGTGCAGCAGCAATGGACCTTCAACAAGGAGGATGTGGGCAGGCAAAGGACCCCCAAGCACAAGCAGTAG